A stretch of Caldanaerobius polysaccharolyticus DSM 13641 DNA encodes these proteins:
- a CDS encoding M24 family metallopeptidase, with protein MSIFLARVKMLRDLLKECSVEGILVTQQVNFSWLTGGRAYINGNSEGSVAPILITKDRVFLIANNIEAQRLKEEEIGDEIEVIEYGWHEVNGQNRCIYSALGNGKFITDVQLKKEISLLRYTLCEEDVERYKVIGRLVGQAVEETCREILPGMSEWEISGVLCKKCLDRGLEPFVHLVGTDWRAEKYRHPLPTDKRLDKYALVAVNAMKFGLWVSATRLVCFGQVPDEIRKRFEAVVRVDACFIANTRPGNTVGQVFKKAIKAYQETGFEGQWKCHHQGGLTGYSSREYKATPDMDIVIGANQAFAWNPSISGTKSEDTILVREGENEIITQTGEYPLIEVEYEGQRVLRPDILVR; from the coding sequence ATGTCTATCTTTCTTGCAAGAGTTAAGATGCTGAGGGATTTGTTAAAGGAGTGCAGCGTGGAAGGCATCCTCGTTACCCAGCAGGTCAATTTTTCGTGGCTTACAGGAGGCAGAGCTTATATAAACGGCAACAGCGAAGGGTCTGTTGCCCCGATTCTCATAACCAAAGACCGCGTTTTTCTCATAGCTAATAATATCGAAGCTCAAAGGCTGAAAGAAGAAGAGATCGGCGATGAGATAGAGGTAATTGAATACGGCTGGCATGAGGTTAACGGGCAGAATAGGTGCATATATAGCGCGCTGGGAAATGGCAAGTTCATAACTGATGTGCAGCTTAAAAAGGAAATATCCTTGCTTAGGTACACGCTGTGCGAGGAAGATGTAGAAAGGTACAAGGTGATTGGCAGACTGGTAGGTCAGGCGGTGGAGGAGACTTGTCGGGAGATATTGCCGGGGATGAGCGAGTGGGAGATAAGCGGGGTGTTGTGTAAAAAGTGCCTTGATAGAGGGCTGGAGCCTTTTGTGCACCTGGTAGGGACGGACTGGCGCGCGGAAAAATACCGCCATCCGTTGCCCACGGATAAGAGATTGGACAAGTACGCCCTTGTAGCGGTGAATGCCATGAAGTTCGGCTTATGGGTATCCGCTACAAGGCTTGTTTGCTTTGGACAGGTACCTGATGAGATAAGGAAAAGGTTTGAAGCTGTTGTAAGAGTAGACGCGTGTTTTATAGCCAATACCAGGCCGGGCAACACCGTGGGTCAGGTATTCAAAAAGGCCATAAAGGCGTACCAAGAGACGGGTTTTGAGGGGCAATGGAAATGCCACCATCAAGGAGGGCTTACTGGTTATAGTTCCCGGGAATATAAAGCCACTCCTGATATGGATATTGTAATAGGTGCAAACCAAGCGTTTGCATGGAATCCTTCCATAAGCGGGACCAAGTCAGAAGATACCATACTGGTTCGTGAAGGGGAAAACGAAATTATCACCCAGACGGGGGAGTATCCCTTGATAGAAGTAGAGTATGAAGGGCAGAGGGTTTTAAGGCCGGATATACTGGTGAGGTAA
- a CDS encoding 2-hydroxyacid dehydrogenase, which translates to MLPPAAMEFLEQHFNVEVNPEDRPLTREEILEKVKGRDAVLTQLVDKVDAELLDAAKGVKIIANYAVGYDNIDVDAATQRGVMISNTPDVLTDATAELAWALLFAAARRIVEADKYFRAGKYKSWSPMLLLGQGVSGKTLGVIGAGRIGTAFAVKAKGFNMRILYADEKPNPRFEEQTGGQYVDKETLLRESDFVSIHCPLLPSTRHLIGDKEFDLMKKTAVLINTARGPIVDEKALVRALKEGKIFAAGLDVYENEPAAEPELYEMDNVVLLPHIGSATTKSREDMGILAASNILDAYEGRVPRTLVNREVLNKLGK; encoded by the coding sequence ATGTTGCCCCCTGCTGCGATGGAATTTTTAGAGCAGCACTTTAACGTCGAAGTTAATCCTGAGGATAGGCCTCTTACCAGGGAAGAGATACTGGAAAAGGTGAAGGGCAGGGATGCCGTACTGACCCAGCTGGTGGATAAAGTGGATGCCGAGTTGCTGGATGCTGCTAAAGGGGTTAAGATAATTGCTAACTACGCTGTGGGCTACGACAATATAGATGTGGATGCGGCTACACAGCGAGGCGTCATGATTTCAAATACCCCTGATGTGTTGACTGATGCCACAGCTGAGCTGGCATGGGCATTGCTGTTTGCTGCTGCCCGCAGGATTGTGGAAGCGGATAAATACTTTAGAGCGGGCAAGTATAAAAGCTGGAGCCCTATGCTGTTGTTAGGACAGGGTGTATCGGGGAAGACCTTAGGCGTTATAGGTGCTGGCAGGATAGGCACTGCATTTGCCGTGAAGGCTAAGGGATTTAACATGAGGATATTGTACGCTGATGAAAAACCCAACCCCCGATTTGAAGAGCAAACAGGCGGTCAGTATGTGGATAAGGAGACTTTGTTGAGAGAATCGGATTTCGTGTCCATCCATTGCCCGCTGTTGCCGTCTACAAGGCATCTTATAGGGGATAAGGAGTTTGATTTGATGAAGAAGACGGCTGTTTTGATAAATACAGCGAGAGGTCCTATCGTAGACGAAAAGGCGTTGGTCAGGGCGCTTAAAGAGGGAAAGATATTTGCTGCAGGGCTGGACGTATATGAGAACGAGCCGGCAGCAGAACCGGAATTATATGAGATGGACAATGTGGTGCTACTGCCCCACATCGGAAGCGCTACGACCAAGTCTAGGGAGGATATGGGCATACTCGCTGCCAGCAACATACTGGATGCTTATGAGGGCAGGGTGCCAAGGACTTTGGTGAACAGAGAAGTTTTAAATAAACTGGGAAAGTAG
- a CDS encoding sugar phosphate isomerase/epimerase family protein produces MNESMYKYMKVGIIHFMAFPDTMKGEGPVFETLQKILEDEFFNAVEVSWVKDDSVRDKVKNRLEAAHVTVAYGAQPRLLTTGFDLNSFDESLRRKAVDTIKEGVDEAYYLGAQGIAFLSGKYPGEENKQKAMELLCESIQEICDYAKSKGDMLVELEVFDRDVEKKSLIGPTADAVQLAEMVKKKCDNFGLVVDLSHLPLLNETPEQALIPVKDHLTHVHIGNCVVKDKDHVAYGDAHPRFGIKGGENDVPQLVQFLRVLFDIGFLNDTNPPIVSFEVKPLPNESPEVVIANAKRTLLEAWARL; encoded by the coding sequence GTGAATGAAAGCATGTATAAGTACATGAAGGTGGGGATAATTCACTTTATGGCGTTTCCTGACACCATGAAAGGAGAAGGACCTGTCTTTGAGACATTGCAGAAAATACTGGAGGACGAGTTCTTTAACGCCGTAGAGGTCTCATGGGTTAAGGATGATTCTGTGAGAGATAAGGTCAAAAATCGATTGGAGGCGGCCCATGTTACTGTGGCTTACGGCGCACAACCTCGGTTGTTGACCACGGGCTTTGACCTCAACTCTTTTGACGAAAGTCTGAGGAGAAAAGCTGTGGACACCATAAAAGAAGGGGTGGACGAAGCCTATTACCTGGGTGCGCAGGGTATAGCGTTTTTAAGCGGGAAATACCCTGGCGAAGAAAACAAACAAAAGGCTATGGAGTTGCTCTGTGAGTCTATACAGGAGATTTGCGATTACGCTAAATCCAAAGGAGATATGCTGGTAGAGTTGGAGGTGTTTGACAGAGACGTAGAGAAAAAATCCCTTATTGGTCCCACTGCTGATGCGGTACAGCTTGCTGAAATGGTGAAGAAGAAATGCGATAATTTTGGGCTGGTGGTGGATTTGAGTCACTTGCCGCTGCTAAATGAAACCCCTGAGCAGGCTCTCATACCTGTAAAAGATCATCTGACCCATGTCCATATAGGCAATTGCGTTGTGAAAGATAAAGACCACGTGGCTTACGGTGACGCTCATCCCAGGTTCGGTATAAAGGGAGGAGAAAACGATGTGCCGCAGCTTGTGCAATTCCTCAGGGTACTCTTTGATATAGGCTTTTTAAATGACACCAATCCTCCTATAGTAAGCTTTGAGGTAAAACCTCTTCCCAATGAGTCACCGGAAGTGGTTATAGCCAATGCCAAGAGGACGTTATTAGAGGCATGGGCGAGATTATAA
- the ndk gene encoding nucleoside-diphosphate kinase codes for MKKSNVEKTFAMIKPDGVRRGLVGEIIKRYEQKGLRIVAAKLIQADRETAEQHYSELKSRSFFNELIDYITSGPMMVMILEGENAIKMVRMINGPTHIEEALPGTIRGDFATSTAHNIVHGSDSYENAQREIKLWFPELEENQLKLSVL; via the coding sequence ATGAAAAAAAGCAATGTAGAAAAAACCTTCGCAATGATCAAACCAGATGGCGTCAGGCGAGGCCTTGTAGGTGAGATAATAAAAAGATACGAACAAAAAGGATTGCGCATAGTTGCGGCAAAACTGATACAGGCAGATAGAGAAACCGCTGAACAGCACTACAGTGAGCTCAAATCGAGATCTTTTTTCAATGAACTGATAGATTATATCACATCAGGCCCGATGATGGTCATGATCTTAGAAGGTGAAAATGCTATTAAAATGGTTCGAATGATAAACGGTCCCACCCATATCGAAGAAGCGCTCCCAGGCACCATAAGGGGTGATTTTGCTACATCCACAGCACATAACATAGTTCACGGCTCGGACAGCTATGAAAACGCTCAAAGGGAAATAAAGTTGTGGTTTCCAGAGCTAGAAGAAAATCAATTAAAGCTATCAGTCTTATAA
- a CDS encoding redox-sensing transcriptional repressor Rex — MAKDTKVSMAIIRRLPRYHRYLGELLNNGVTRISSQELSKKMGVTASQIRQDLNSFGGFGQQGYGYNVKDLYDAITMILGLEKTYDSIIVGAGNLGQAIANYTNFQIWGFRLKALFDVNPKLIGLKIRDVEVLDVDLMEDFVSKNPIDIAILTIPKERAQEIADRLIAVGVKAFWNFSAVDINVPDDVIVESVHLSDSLFTISYRLNEDELFKKLKNK; from the coding sequence ATGGCGAAAGATACGAAAGTTTCTATGGCTATAATAAGGCGATTACCCCGATACCATAGGTATTTAGGAGAGCTTTTAAACAACGGTGTTACCAGGATATCTTCGCAGGAATTAAGCAAAAAAATGGGTGTTACGGCTTCTCAAATAAGGCAGGATCTCAATAGTTTTGGCGGTTTTGGTCAGCAAGGCTATGGGTATAATGTTAAAGATCTGTACGATGCGATAACCATGATATTAGGGCTTGAGAAAACGTATGATTCCATTATAGTAGGAGCGGGAAATCTGGGACAGGCAATAGCCAATTATACCAATTTCCAGATCTGGGGGTTTAGGCTGAAGGCCTTGTTTGATGTAAATCCTAAACTTATAGGTCTAAAGATCCGGGATGTGGAAGTGCTGGATGTGGACCTTATGGAAGATTTCGTGAGCAAGAACCCTATAGATATAGCTATTTTGACTATACCCAAAGAGAGGGCTCAGGAAATTGCGGACAGGTTGATAGCTGTGGGGGTTAAAGCGTTCTGGAATTTTTCTGCGGTGGATATAAATGTCCCTGACGATGTAATCGTTGAAAGCGTTCATTTAAGCGACAGTTTGTTTACCATATCTTACAGGTTAAACGAGGACGAGTTGTTTAAAAAACTGAAAAACAAATGA
- the xylB gene encoding xylulokinase has translation MLKAILTLDIGTTACKAIVFDLEGRILAEQGKEYPIYQEKPTWAQQDPDDWWGAAVSTVKGCIASLEDMPEIIAIGLSSQRETVVPIDREGNKLDDAILWMDRRAKGQAEELVDHYGRENLHRMTGMIPDSTFTATKLLWYKENRPEIIQKAYKFLQPKEYIAYKLTGECATDYSLASRTMMLDVKNRCWIKDIFDYIGVKEEQFPPIKYSDEVVGYVKDDVAPLMGIRSGIPVVVGGGDRQCEALGAGIFGNRAMESTGTTTNVSMGTDVLVDQVDERVIISCHVLRGHWLIEQGMTTSGTINRWFRDNFCAMETSVAGEIGERDYALIDRELAMSSPGAGGLVLLPFFMGAKSTRWNASARGALLGLTLNTKKRDIGRAILEGVAYEIRACLDILQSMGLSVDEIVAMGGGAKGALWNQIKADVCGRPIKVPAVTDAASLGAMILAGTGVGVFGDAKACSKRLNGIVKEYLPDGGNYRLYSKLYGIYNEIYKALEPIYDKLAEI, from the coding sequence ATGTTGAAGGCCATATTGACGCTGGATATAGGTACTACTGCGTGCAAGGCCATCGTATTTGACCTGGAGGGCAGAATACTTGCGGAACAGGGTAAGGAGTACCCTATATATCAGGAAAAGCCTACATGGGCGCAGCAGGACCCCGATGATTGGTGGGGTGCGGCTGTAAGCACGGTTAAGGGCTGCATTGCATCGCTTGAGGACATGCCGGAGATAATAGCAATAGGGCTTTCCTCCCAGCGCGAAACGGTGGTGCCCATTGACAGGGAGGGAAATAAGCTGGATGATGCCATATTGTGGATGGATAGGCGGGCAAAGGGCCAGGCTGAGGAATTGGTGGATCATTACGGCAGGGAAAACCTCCACAGGATGACAGGGATGATCCCTGATTCTACTTTTACTGCTACAAAGCTTTTATGGTACAAAGAAAACAGGCCCGAGATCATCCAGAAGGCCTATAAATTCCTGCAGCCCAAAGAGTATATAGCCTATAAACTGACGGGGGAGTGCGCCACCGATTACTCCCTGGCGTCCAGGACCATGATGCTGGATGTAAAGAACAGGTGCTGGATTAAAGACATATTTGACTACATAGGCGTAAAAGAAGAGCAGTTTCCACCGATAAAGTATTCCGACGAAGTGGTGGGGTACGTAAAGGACGACGTGGCGCCATTGATGGGGATCAGGTCAGGAATCCCGGTGGTGGTGGGAGGCGGTGACAGGCAGTGTGAAGCGCTGGGAGCAGGGATTTTTGGAAACCGGGCCATGGAGTCTACAGGTACTACTACCAATGTGTCTATGGGGACCGATGTCTTGGTAGACCAGGTAGATGAAAGGGTTATAATATCCTGCCACGTTTTGAGAGGTCATTGGCTTATAGAGCAGGGGATGACCACGTCTGGCACTATAAACAGGTGGTTTAGGGACAACTTCTGCGCCATGGAGACGTCTGTAGCCGGTGAGATCGGGGAAAGGGATTACGCGCTTATCGACAGAGAACTGGCCATGAGTTCCCCGGGGGCTGGTGGTTTAGTGCTTTTACCTTTTTTTATGGGGGCTAAATCCACCAGGTGGAATGCCAGTGCACGAGGAGCTTTGCTGGGGCTTACCCTCAATACCAAAAAGAGAGACATAGGCAGGGCTATACTGGAAGGTGTGGCTTATGAGATAAGGGCATGCCTGGATATATTGCAGTCTATGGGGCTATCTGTAGACGAGATCGTGGCTATGGGGGGCGGCGCGAAAGGCGCTTTGTGGAACCAGATAAAGGCTGACGTATGCGGAAGGCCCATAAAAGTCCCAGCAGTAACCGATGCGGCGTCATTGGGTGCGATGATACTGGCCGGCACCGGCGTTGGGGTGTTTGGCGATGCGAAAGCTTGCTCTAAGAGGCTCAACGGCATTGTAAAAGAGTATTTGCCTGACGGGGGCAATTACAGGCTTTATTCTAAACTGTACGGTATTTACAACGAAATTTACAAAGCCCTTGAGCCAATTTACGATAAACTGGCTGAAATATGA
- a CDS encoding Gfo/Idh/MocA family protein, whose amino-acid sequence MKKKLGFAIVGCGVISKTHARCISELPDAQLVAVADIIEERAKKLAQEYNCDYYTDYHQLLKREDVDVVNVTTPSGLHAMVGIDAASAGKHVIVEKPIDVTLEKADALIKACREAGVKLCTISQHRFDDDIVVLKKAVDEGKLGQLNFGGSHTKWYRSQEYYDSGDWRGTWELDGGGALMNQSIHYVDLLQHIMGPVEEVYAYCATRAHVRIEVEDEAIAAVKFKNGAIGVIEGNTAAYPGFCTRLDIYGTEGSVIVENDRVKEWKLKSGEAKPETADVKEKLIVGTSSADIWHSSHKKEIQDMIDAIHEGRDPKVTGEEGRKPLEIILAIYESARRHEPVKLPLK is encoded by the coding sequence ATGAAAAAAAAGCTGGGTTTTGCTATTGTGGGGTGTGGAGTTATATCTAAAACCCACGCCAGATGTATAAGCGAGTTGCCTGACGCTCAACTGGTGGCTGTAGCTGATATAATCGAAGAAAGGGCTAAAAAGCTTGCCCAGGAGTACAATTGCGATTATTATACCGACTATCACCAGCTGTTGAAAAGGGAAGATGTGGACGTAGTAAACGTAACCACACCCAGTGGTTTGCACGCCATGGTAGGGATTGACGCTGCCAGCGCGGGCAAGCATGTCATAGTGGAAAAGCCCATAGATGTGACGCTGGAAAAAGCTGATGCTCTTATAAAAGCTTGCCGTGAAGCTGGAGTTAAGCTGTGCACCATATCCCAGCACCGCTTTGACGACGATATCGTGGTACTTAAAAAAGCAGTGGATGAGGGCAAGTTGGGCCAGTTGAACTTCGGCGGTTCTCATACCAAGTGGTACAGGAGCCAGGAGTATTATGACAGCGGCGATTGGAGAGGTACGTGGGAATTGGACGGCGGAGGGGCGTTGATGAATCAGTCTATACACTACGTGGACCTTTTGCAGCACATCATGGGACCCGTGGAGGAAGTTTACGCTTATTGCGCTACCAGAGCTCACGTGAGGATAGAGGTGGAGGACGAGGCCATAGCGGCGGTAAAATTTAAAAACGGAGCCATAGGGGTTATTGAAGGCAACACAGCGGCATACCCTGGCTTTTGCACGCGATTGGACATATATGGAACCGAAGGAAGCGTTATTGTGGAAAATGACAGGGTTAAGGAGTGGAAACTCAAAAGTGGTGAGGCAAAACCGGAGACGGCTGATGTCAAAGAGAAATTGATTGTGGGCACCAGCTCAGCTGATATATGGCATAGCTCCCATAAAAAAGAGATCCAGGACATGATTGATGCTATACACGAGGGCAGGGATCCTAAGGTCACAGGGGAAGAGGGGAGAAAACCCCTTGAAATCATCCTGGCTATATACGAGTCGGCGAGAAGGCATGAACCCGTAAAGCTTCCGTTAAAATGA
- a CDS encoding sugar phosphate isomerase/epimerase family protein produces MARFVLSAFADEISKDLGVQMDVLDAHGVKYIEFRSADKPVLDYTKQELEGIKERLDSRGFKVSAVGSPIGKVDISVDFDKYLDKFKWCMEVAHILGTRYIRMFSFYPPKGKADEYESMVVDRIGKMADMARAEDLVLLHENEKDIYGDTADRCLKILKGVNSPNLWATFDPANFVQCGVVPYPDAYELLKDYIKYVHIKDAKFDGGVVTPVGQGDGRVEELLKSLYEGGFEGFLSIEPHLNNSLPGGGPELFGVAYKALKDVLDRIM; encoded by the coding sequence ATGGCGCGGTTTGTGTTGTCTGCATTTGCCGATGAGATCAGCAAGGACCTGGGTGTGCAGATGGACGTGCTGGACGCTCACGGCGTAAAGTATATAGAATTTAGATCTGCTGATAAGCCTGTGCTGGATTACACGAAACAAGAGCTGGAAGGCATAAAGGAAAGGCTGGACAGCAGAGGATTTAAGGTATCTGCAGTGGGCTCGCCTATCGGCAAGGTGGACATATCGGTGGACTTTGATAAGTACCTGGATAAATTTAAATGGTGCATGGAAGTGGCTCATATATTGGGTACCAGATATATAAGGATGTTTTCCTTTTATCCTCCCAAAGGGAAAGCGGATGAGTACGAGAGCATGGTGGTGGACAGGATAGGCAAAATGGCTGACATGGCCAGGGCGGAGGACCTGGTGCTCCTCCATGAAAACGAGAAAGATATATACGGCGATACGGCTGATAGGTGTTTGAAGATTTTAAAGGGCGTAAACAGCCCTAACCTTTGGGCTACCTTTGATCCTGCCAATTTTGTTCAGTGCGGCGTAGTGCCTTATCCTGATGCCTATGAACTTTTAAAAGACTATATTAAGTACGTACACATAAAGGATGCTAAATTTGATGGAGGTGTGGTGACGCCTGTAGGGCAGGGCGATGGGCGCGTAGAGGAGCTGCTCAAAAGCCTGTATGAAGGCGGATTTGAAGGCTTTTTGTCCATAGAACCCCATTTGAACAACAGCTTGCCGGGCGGTGGCCCTGAGCTTTTTGGCGTAGCTTATAAAGCCCTTAAAGATGTATTGGATAGAATAATGTAA
- a CDS encoding DeoR/GlpR family DNA-binding transcription regulator: MIAASRKREIKRIILEKKYVKVNELSRLFNVSEETIRRDLEALENEGILERNYGGAVLVESATVPPLSIRATENLEEKKLVAEKAVEFIKEGSIVLLDAGTTTFQIARKLDNKKMTVITNDINIAYELKEKSAINVFVTGGKLSGEAMALYGPETQKSIESYNVDVAFIATSGITLTKGFTTSDIYGAEVKKSMIRAAREKIVVADSSKIGKNALITFASFSDVDCLILAGNADEEVLRRLEDMVKVVIC; this comes from the coding sequence TTGATAGCTGCGAGCAGAAAGAGAGAAATAAAAAGGATCATATTAGAAAAAAAGTACGTAAAGGTAAATGAGCTAAGCCGCTTGTTTAACGTATCTGAGGAGACTATAAGAAGGGATTTAGAAGCTCTGGAAAACGAGGGAATACTGGAGCGAAACTACGGTGGCGCTGTGCTTGTGGAAAGCGCCACTGTGCCACCTCTTTCCATAAGGGCGACGGAAAACCTGGAAGAGAAAAAGCTTGTAGCCGAAAAGGCTGTGGAGTTTATAAAAGAAGGGAGCATTGTGCTGCTGGATGCAGGTACTACTACTTTTCAAATAGCCAGAAAGCTTGATAACAAAAAGATGACAGTTATCACCAATGATATAAACATAGCCTACGAACTTAAAGAAAAAAGCGCCATAAACGTCTTCGTGACAGGAGGTAAATTATCAGGAGAGGCCATGGCTTTGTACGGTCCTGAAACCCAGAAGAGCATTGAAAGTTACAATGTGGATGTGGCGTTTATAGCCACCAGCGGAATAACCCTCACAAAGGGCTTTACCACGTCTGATATTTACGGCGCGGAAGTGAAAAAATCGATGATACGGGCGGCCAGAGAAAAAATAGTGGTGGCAGATTCCAGCAAGATAGGTAAAAATGCGTTGATTACTTTTGCGTCTTTTTCAGATGTGGACTGCTTGATACTGGCAGGTAATGCCGATGAGGAAGTCCTTCGCAGGTTGGAGGATATGGTTAAGGTTGTAATCTGTTAA
- a CDS encoding sugar phosphate isomerase/epimerase family protein, which produces MSKIAAQLYTLRDYTKTPEDIKVTMHKVSQLGYKAVQLSALGPIDPVKLKEIADEEGLYICATHDSFERLRDKTQDVIEEHKLWNCKYVGVGSMPPEYRKEGKDGFKRFAKEASEVARRLAEAGFVFVYHNHSFEFQKFDGKTGLEILYEESDPQVFFSEIDTYWVQHGGGDPADWIRRLKGRAPVVHFKDMVMGKDGQMMAEVGEGNLNWPAIIEACDYAGVEWLIVEQDICQRDPFESLGISLKNLKAMGCV; this is translated from the coding sequence ATGTCAAAGATAGCCGCACAACTTTATACCCTCAGGGATTACACCAAGACCCCTGAGGACATAAAGGTTACCATGCACAAAGTGAGTCAGCTGGGATACAAAGCCGTTCAGCTTTCAGCCCTTGGCCCTATAGATCCGGTAAAGTTAAAGGAAATCGCGGATGAGGAAGGACTTTATATATGCGCAACCCACGATTCTTTTGAGCGATTAAGGGATAAGACGCAGGATGTAATAGAAGAGCATAAGCTCTGGAATTGCAAATACGTGGGAGTAGGCAGCATGCCACCTGAGTACAGGAAAGAAGGAAAAGACGGATTTAAGAGGTTTGCAAAAGAAGCCTCAGAGGTAGCCAGAAGGTTGGCTGAGGCCGGCTTTGTATTCGTATATCATAACCACAGCTTTGAGTTTCAAAAATTTGATGGCAAAACAGGGCTTGAAATACTGTACGAAGAAAGTGATCCTCAGGTATTTTTCAGCGAAATAGATACCTATTGGGTGCAGCACGGAGGGGGAGATCCTGCTGATTGGATAAGGAGGCTAAAGGGGAGGGCGCCGGTGGTTCACTTTAAGGACATGGTTATGGGCAAAGATGGGCAGATGATGGCAGAAGTAGGAGAAGGCAACTTAAACTGGCCGGCCATAATTGAGGCGTGTGATTACGCCGGTGTAGAATGGCTTATAGTAGAGCAGGATATATGCCAGAGAGATCCCTTTGAAAGCCTTGGCATAAGCCTTAAAAACCTTAAAGCGATGGGATGCGTTTAA
- a CDS encoding Gfo/Idh/MocA family protein: MGSDKKVRVGIIGVGGIANGKHMPNLAKIENVEMVAFCDLIRERAEEGARKYGTHDAEVFTDYRDLLKVKDIDVVHVCTTNDAHSYITVDALEAGKHVMCEKPMAINSEEAKKMVDAAKRTGKKLTIGYQNRFRPDSQYLKQLCDNGELGEIYFAKALAVRRRAVPTWGSFLDEEKQGGGPLIDIGTHALDLTLWMMNNYEPEMVVGTTYHKLGSRKNAANAWGPWDPDKFTVEDSAFGFVKMKNGATIILEASWALNTLQIGEAMTVLCGTEAGADMLDGLRINGEKYSRLYTTKPELETGGVAYFEGNSSDPGEVEARQWIDAVVNDKEPVVKPEEAYVVSQILEAIYKSAKSGQPVYFK; this comes from the coding sequence ATGGGTTCGGACAAAAAGGTTAGGGTAGGGATTATAGGAGTAGGTGGCATAGCCAATGGTAAGCATATGCCCAATCTCGCTAAGATTGAAAACGTTGAAATGGTTGCCTTTTGTGATCTGATCAGGGAGAGGGCAGAAGAAGGAGCCAGAAAGTACGGTACCCATGACGCAGAAGTGTTTACAGATTACAGGGATCTTCTTAAGGTGAAAGATATCGACGTGGTGCATGTGTGCACTACCAACGACGCCCATTCTTACATCACTGTAGATGCATTGGAAGCGGGTAAGCACGTGATGTGCGAAAAGCCCATGGCCATAAACTCGGAAGAAGCCAAAAAGATGGTAGACGCCGCAAAACGCACAGGTAAAAAATTGACTATAGGTTATCAAAACCGTTTTAGGCCTGATTCGCAGTACTTAAAGCAGCTCTGTGACAACGGGGAATTGGGAGAGATTTATTTCGCAAAGGCTTTAGCTGTAAGGCGCCGCGCTGTTCCTACCTGGGGTAGCTTTTTAGACGAAGAGAAACAAGGCGGTGGACCGCTGATTGACATAGGGACGCATGCCCTTGACCTCACATTGTGGATGATGAACAATTACGAGCCTGAAATGGTGGTAGGTACTACATATCACAAGTTGGGGAGCAGGAAAAACGCTGCTAACGCGTGGGGTCCCTGGGATCCTGATAAGTTTACTGTAGAGGATTCTGCCTTTGGATTCGTAAAGATGAAAAATGGGGCGACGATTATTCTGGAAGCCAGCTGGGCTTTGAATACCCTTCAAATAGGTGAAGCTATGACTGTATTATGCGGGACAGAAGCTGGCGCTGATATGCTGGATGGGCTCAGGATCAATGGAGAGAAGTACAGCAGGCTGTACACCACCAAGCCCGAGTTAGAAACAGGTGGCGTTGCCTATTTTGAAGGCAACAGCTCCGATCCGGGAGAAGTGGAAGCAAGGCAATGGATCGACGCTGTAGTCAACGACAAAGAGCCTGTAGTCAAGCCAGAAGAGGCTTATGTGGTAAGCCAGATACTCGAAGCCATTTACAAGTCAGCCAAGAGCGGTCAACCGGTGTATTTTAAGTGA